From a single Lacerta agilis isolate rLacAgi1 chromosome 3, rLacAgi1.pri, whole genome shotgun sequence genomic region:
- the LBR gene encoding delta(14)-sterol reductase LBR: MPRRKFADEEVVMGRWPGSVLYYEVQVTSYDDRTHLYTVKYKDGTELQLKESDMRSMSSFRFRKSSSSSGSPSRRSGSRSRSGSRSRSPGRPAKHRRRSSSQSREPKNEKNMIGEPNLIPLKLNENNTNQYNGEPDITEVNYSSHNTLERQRIESERARERILERYSLHPRKEEKRTEEMYSEERIFEKPKPVVKVCMKTKELEFGGKIGAFLMIFLLPGTVFYLLLMCTQKDPSVLNFPPSLPALESLWETRVFGVFLLWFFLQALFYLLPIGKLVEGTPLLNGMRLKYRINGFYAFILTAAAVGISLYFEMEFSYIYDHFLQFAVCATVFSVVLSIYLYARSLRASEQELSPGGNSGNIFYDFFMGRELNPRIRNFDLKYFCELRPGLIGWVVINLAMLLTEMKVQHLNMPSLSMILVNSFQLLYVVDALWNEEAVLTTMDIIHDGLGFMLAFGDLVWVPFLYSLQAFYLVKHPNELSWLSASAIVALNILGYYIFRGANSQKNTFRRNPNDPKVAHLKVIPTATGKNLLVSGWWGLVRHPNYLGDIIMALAWSLPCGINHILPYFYVIYFTGLLIHREARDERQCKKKYGLAWEKYCQRVPYRIFPYIY, from the exons ATGCCCAGGAGAAAGTTTGCTGATGAAGAAGTGGTAATGGGCCGGTGGCCTGGAAGTGTTCTGTATTATGAAGTACAAGTAACCAGCTATGATGACCGAACTCATCTTTACACAGTAAAATACAAAGATGGAACTGAGCTTCAGCTAAAAGAAAGCGATATGAGG tctATGTCATCTTTTCGATTTAGAAAAAGTAGCTCTTCCTCCGGTTCCCCTTCAAGACGCAGTGGTAGCAGATCTAGATCAGGCTCTAGATCTCGTTCACCTGGTCGGCCAGCAAAACACAGACGTCGTTCTTCCTCTCAAAGCAGAGAAccaaaaaatgaaaagaatatGATTGGGGAACCTAATTTGATTCCTTTG AAACTAAATGAAAACAATACCAACCAGTATAATGGGGAGCCAGATATCACAGAAGTGAATTACTCGTCTCACAACACTCTAGAG CGCCAAAGAATTGAATCTGAGCGTGCCAGAGAGCGCATCCTCGAACGCTACAGTTTgcatccaaggaaggaggagaagagaaCAGAAGAAATGTATTCAGAAGAGAgaatttttgagaaacccaaACCCGTTGTAAAAGTATGCATGAAGACAAAGGAACTAGAGTTTGGAGGAAAAATTG gtgcctttttaatgatttttctCCTTCCTGGAACTGTATTTTACTTGTTGTTGATGTGTACTCAGAAAGACCCCAGTGTTTTgaattttcctccctccctcccagctttGGAAAGTTTATGGGAGACAAGAGTGTTTGGTGTCTTTCTTCTTTGGTTCTTTCTCCAAGCTCTGTTTTACTTACTCCCAATAGGAAAG cttGTAGAAGGGACCCCACTTTTGAATGGAATGAGACTGAAATACAGGATAAATG GATTCTATGCTTTTATCCTAACAGCTGCAGCTGTAGGAATTTCTCTGTATTTTGAAATGGAGTTTTCCTATATATATGACCATTTCCTTCAATTTGCTGTCTGTGCTACAGTTTTTTCTGTGGTATTAAGCATTTATCTCTATGCCCGTTCATTAAGAGCATCTGAACAAGAATTGTCACCTGGGGGGAATTCTG ggAATATATTTTATGACTTTTTTATGGGGCGTGAATTAAATCCTCGCATCAGAAATTTTGACCTGAAATACTTCTGCGAGTTACGACCAGGACTAATTGGCTGG gttgttaTTAACTTGGCAATGCTGTTGACTGAGATGAAAGTGCAACATCTGAATATGCCATCTTTGTCAATGATTCTGGTTAATAGTTTCCAGCTCCTTTATGTAGTGGATGCACTTTGGAATGAG GAAGCTGTTCTGACAACAATGGATATCATCCATGATGGTTTGGGGTTCATGCTAGCATTTGGAGACTTGGTGTGGGTTCCTTTTCTCTACAGCTTGCAAGCCTTCTATTTAGTGAAACATCCAAATGAACTTTCTTGGTTATCAGCTTCTGCAATTGTAGCCTTGAATA TTCTTGGCTATTACATTTTCCGTGGTGCCAATTCACAGAAAAACACTTTTAGAAGAAATCCAAATGATCCAAAAGTTGCTC ACTTGAAAGTTATTCCCACTGCAACTGGAAAAAACCTCCTGGTCTCTGGCTGGTGGGGCTTGGTGCGCCATCCAAACTACCTTGGAGATATCATCATGGCTCTGGCTTGGTCCTTACCGTGTG GGATCAACCACATCTTACCATATTTCTATGTCATATACTTTACTGGTTTGCTTATTCATCGAGAAGCCCGTGATGAACGTCAGTGTAAGAAAAAATATGGCTTAGCATGGGAAAAATACTGTCAACGTGTACCATATCGCATATTTCCATATATCTACTGA